One part of the Vicia villosa cultivar HV-30 ecotype Madison, WI linkage group LG6, Vvil1.0, whole genome shotgun sequence genome encodes these proteins:
- the LOC131610265 gene encoding uncharacterized protein LOC131610265 isoform X2, with product MCYLHRLVDCSCTFGNLVANRCLKNNDIIIHLLNWYSGFTVKGAFVARFAARDDLVLVLPERIQALPDGIPAAPKQNGCDCRRIGYFEKHGTRVLQFDRQVPLMDEIDTKCAKMIYKAILYLFLWYTHISCIFLRISSDFFINILVSFFIPLQRTICPI from the exons ATGTGTTATCTTCATAGATTGGTTGATTGTTCTTGCACATTCGGTAACCTAGTGGCGAATAGGTGTTTAAAAAATAATGACATTATTATACATTTGTTGAATTGGTACTCTGGATTTACTGTTAAAGGGGCTTTTGTCGCAagatttgctgcccgcgatgatttGGTTCTTGTATTGCCGGAGAGGATCCAAGCACTCCCGGATGGGATCCCTGCTGCACCCAAACAAAATGGATGTGATTGCAGAAGGATTGGATACTTCGAAAAACATGGCACACG TGTGTTACAGTTTGATAGGCAAGTTCCACTGATGGATGAGATTGATACTAAG TGTGCTAAAATGATATACAAGGCTATATTGTATTTATTCTTGTGGTATACTCATATCTCTTGTATTTTCTTGAGAATATCCtctgatttttttataaatatattggtgTCATTTTTTATTCCACTTCAGAGAACCATCTGTCCTATATGA
- the LOC131610265 gene encoding uncharacterized protein LOC131610265 isoform X1, producing the protein MCYLHRLVDCSCTFGNLVANRCLKNNDIIIHLLNWYSGFTVKGAFVARFAARDDLVLVLPERIQALPDGIPAAPKQNGCDCRRIGYFEKHGTRVLQFDRQVPLMDEIDTKMDKASNNHKNTLGLDTVTPVIISSSLRFSSISGCMSDRFPAESYMIFCFHPSSI; encoded by the exons ATGTGTTATCTTCATAGATTGGTTGATTGTTCTTGCACATTCGGTAACCTAGTGGCGAATAGGTGTTTAAAAAATAATGACATTATTATACATTTGTTGAATTGGTACTCTGGATTTACTGTTAAAGGGGCTTTTGTCGCAagatttgctgcccgcgatgatttGGTTCTTGTATTGCCGGAGAGGATCCAAGCACTCCCGGATGGGATCCCTGCTGCACCCAAACAAAATGGATGTGATTGCAGAAGGATTGGATACTTCGAAAAACATGGCACACG TGTGTTACAGTTTGATAGGCAAGTTCCACTGATGGATGAGATTGATACTAAG ATGGACAAGGCATCCAATAACCATAAGAATACCTTAGGCTTAGACACAGTTACCCCGGTTATTATCTCTTCCAGTCTTAGATTTTCATCCATTTCTGGTTGTATGAGTGATAGATTTCCTGCTGAATCTTATATGATCTTTTGTTTTCATCCATCTTCAATCTAG
- the LOC131610263 gene encoding NAC domain-containing protein 2-like: MDKNPHSEIQLPPGFRFHPSDEELVVHYLRNKVTSSPLPASFIAEIDLYKYNPWELPNKALFGEEEWYFFTPRERKYPKGLRPNRAAGVGYWKATGTDKPILTSCGLKSIGVKKALVFYKGRPPKGSKTEWIMHEYRLHDSVISNSKHNGSTSMRLDEWVLCRVRQKTGSPRRGLEDSNELSYYEPTSQFQQMNENSNPEPVKNYVQNEYPMLPYILASKTVLPNTIGMSSDNVKPHASFYEESSLNIIGAQFLSSATEGLFDNPLKRKAVENNSETDFYAVLNQNLSREVEKDLSKGYNFCNFDQWSSIIQPQELNSLAFTGYT; encoded by the exons ATGGACAAAAATCCTCATTCAGAAATTCAACTCCCTCCGGGATTTAGATTCCACCCTTCTGATGAAGAGCTAGTAGTTCACTATCTAAGAAACAAAGTGACTTCATCTCCTCTTCCTGCTTCATTCATAGCAGAAATAGATCTCTACAAGTACAATCCATGGGAGCTTCCAA ATAAGGCTTTGTTTGGTGAAGAAGAGTGGTATTTCTTTACTCCGAGGGAGAGAAAATATCCGAAAGGATTGAGGCCTAATAGAGCAGCTGGTGTGGGTTATTGGAAAGCTACTGGAACTGATAAACCGATTCTGACTTCATGTGGTTTGAAAAGCATTGGAGTGAAGAAAGCTCTTGTGTTCTATAAGGGACGTCCACCGAAAGGATCTAAAACCGAGTGGATCATGCATGAATATAGGCTGCATGATTCAGTGATCTCAAATTCCAAGCATAACGGTTCTACTTCTATGCGA CTGGACGAATGGGTGTTATGCCGAGTTCGACAAAAAACCGGAAGCCCGAGAAGGGGTTTGGAAGATTCAAATGAACTTAGTTATTATGAACCAACAAGTCAATTTCAGCAAATGAATGAGAACTCAAATCCTGAACCAGTCAAAAACTATGTGCAGAATGAATATCCAATGTTACCTTATATTCTGGCTTCTAAGACTGTTCTTCCCAATACCATTGGTATGTCATCAGACAATGTAAAACCACATGCTTCATTTTATGAAGAAAGCAGCTTAAACATAATAGGAGCCCAGTTCTTATCATCTGCAACTGAGGGATTGTTTGATAATCCTCTGAAGAGAAAAGCGGTTGAAAATAATAGCGAGACGGACTTTTATGCTGTCCTCAATCAAAACCTAAGCAGAGAAGTTGAAAAAGATTTAAGCAAAGGGTACAATTTCTGCAACTTTGATCAGTGGAGTTCAATCATACAACCTCAAGAGCTTAATAGCTTAGCCTTCACTGGATATACATGA